One segment of Bradyrhizobium sp. CB2312 DNA contains the following:
- the flgK gene encoding flagellar hook-associated protein FlgK: MGLSSALASAMSGLRANQAALSIVSSNVANSQTPGYVVQTANQIEVTTGDFGSTAMTTGVSRELDTYVLNQLRTETGGSGYADQMANILKQLQSVYGTPGNNGTLETALNKFTTALQALSTSSGASSAQTVALGAAQALAQQLNVTTKGIQSLRSNVEQDLGTSAQAANAAMQKVADINTKLQGLSANDPSAATLMDQRDQAINTLSKYVDVRVTTDGSNQANIYTTTGIQLVGAGLASQFSFASAGALSATSLYNSDPTKSGVGAFNIRLPNGSQIDAVANNVVSSGQIAADLKLRDQTLVQAQTQLDQLAATMSSALSDKTAAGSKVSGPPAGFDLDLAGAQAGNTVNITYTDTATNTQRQITLVNVTDPAALPLQNATNANPMQVGVNFSGGMGAIAAALNTALSGSHLSFSAAPSPATATTLRVTDDNTGLSKINSASTSKTMSSLASGNPQLALFTDGGQALYTGAITASGSQMTGLAGRIAVNTQVVADPTKLSVYNTSPVTPPGDTTRSDYLYSQLTNAVFSYSPTTGLGSANQPFTGSVSNYLQQFLSIQANASTQATQLQQGQSVVVSTLQAKFDSTSSVNLDSEMSNLIQLQNAYAANAHVMSVVQSMMNTLIQAQA, translated from the coding sequence ATGGGTTTGAGTTCAGCCCTTGCCAGTGCGATGAGCGGTCTGCGTGCCAACCAGGCCGCGCTCTCGATCGTCTCCTCGAACGTCGCCAATTCGCAGACGCCGGGTTACGTCGTCCAGACGGCGAACCAGATCGAGGTCACCACCGGCGACTTCGGCTCGACGGCGATGACGACCGGCGTGAGCCGGGAGCTCGACACCTATGTGCTGAACCAGCTGCGAACCGAGACCGGTGGCAGCGGTTACGCCGATCAGATGGCCAACATCCTGAAGCAGCTTCAGAGTGTCTATGGCACGCCCGGTAACAACGGCACGCTCGAAACAGCGCTGAACAAATTCACCACGGCGCTGCAGGCGCTGTCGACGAGCTCGGGCGCCTCGTCGGCACAGACCGTTGCGCTGGGTGCGGCGCAGGCGCTGGCGCAGCAACTCAACGTCACCACCAAGGGCATCCAATCGCTGCGCTCCAACGTCGAGCAGGATCTCGGCACCTCGGCGCAGGCCGCCAACGCGGCGATGCAGAAGGTCGCCGACATCAACACCAAGCTCCAGGGCCTGTCGGCTAACGATCCCTCCGCCGCGACGCTGATGGACCAGCGCGATCAGGCGATCAACACGCTGTCGAAATATGTCGACGTCCGCGTCACCACCGACGGTTCGAACCAGGCCAACATCTACACCACCACCGGCATCCAGCTCGTCGGCGCCGGGCTCGCCTCGCAATTCTCCTTTGCCTCCGCCGGCGCGCTGTCGGCGACCTCGCTCTACAACAGCGATCCCACCAAGTCCGGCGTCGGTGCGTTCAACATCAGGCTGCCGAACGGCTCGCAGATCGACGCCGTCGCCAACAACGTGGTCTCCTCGGGCCAGATCGCGGCCGACCTGAAGCTGCGCGACCAGACGCTGGTGCAGGCGCAGACCCAGCTCGACCAGCTTGCGGCGACGATGTCGAGCGCGCTGTCCGACAAGACCGCGGCCGGCAGCAAGGTCTCGGGCCCGCCGGCCGGGTTCGACCTGGACCTTGCCGGTGCGCAAGCAGGCAATACGGTCAACATCACCTATACCGACACCGCGACCAACACCCAGCGCCAGATCACGCTCGTCAACGTGACCGATCCGGCGGCGCTGCCGCTCCAGAACGCCACCAACGCCAACCCGATGCAGGTGGGCGTCAACTTCTCCGGCGGCATGGGTGCGATCGCCGCCGCGCTCAACACCGCGCTGTCGGGCTCGCATCTGTCGTTCTCCGCCGCGCCGTCGCCGGCGACCGCGACGACGCTGCGGGTCACCGACGACAACACCGGCCTTTCCAAGATCAATTCGGCCTCGACGTCCAAGACGATGTCGTCGCTGGCCTCCGGCAATCCGCAACTGGCGCTGTTCACCGACGGCGGGCAGGCGCTCTACACCGGCGCGATCACCGCATCGGGCTCGCAGATGACCGGCCTCGCCGGGCGCATCGCCGTGAACACGCAGGTGGTCGCCGATCCGACCAAGCTGTCGGTCTACAACACCTCGCCGGTGACGCCCCCGGGCGACACCACGCGTTCGGACTATCTCTATTCGCAGCTCACCAATGCGGTGTTCTCCTATTCGCCGACGACCGGCCTCGGCTCTGCCAACCAGCCCTTCACCGGCAGCGTCTCGAACTACCTCCAGCAGTTCCTGAGCATCCAGGCCAACGCCTCGACCCAGGCGACCCAGCTCCAGCAGGGCCAGAGCGTCGTGGTCTCGACGCTGCAGGCCAAGTTCGACTCGACCTCCAGCGTCAATTTGGACTCGGAGATGTCGAACTTGATCCAGCTCCAAAATGCCTATGCCGCCAACGCCCACGTTATGTCGGTGGTGCAGAGCATGATGAACACTTTGATCCAGGCTCAAGCGTAA
- a CDS encoding flagellar protein: MSISSINYSSSILGSQIRNINQQLTDLSTQLSTGKLSQNYSGMGTNEGFAIAGRSQLSNIAAYTDTITNVNVNINLANTALQSLTTIRTNTKTGSASTAQDLNVNGQTVAQNTAAAQFGSMVGVLNTQSGNRYLFSGTAYNTQPVANAGDIINGTTTQAGFKTVMAERQAADLGANGMGRLVQTQPTPSSVKVSEDAAGSPFGLKVKAVSSTLTGATVTGPSGSPVSFSVDLNGVNPNNGDKLSVQFTLPDGTTEQIDLTASTATPTPLGSFAIDASVPVNPNNTATNLNTALNTAIKKLANTSLVAASAVTAGDNFFNTASSATGTTAVTNQVAPPASNIATGATALSGASGSDSITPGFSAGDTITVNGTTLTFVNSGATGNQLNVTDSIQTLMSKIDAITGTSKPSTIHGGVITINTNDAASLNITGSTPGATAALGSLGFSTTPVTATQPPLRVGSSPASSATTLVNGSANTVKWYQGNDGPGSARSTAVARVDDSVTVQYGAQANEDAIRRQLQAIAVFGTFSTTPGGQYSGGQVAALSLRTTQALTQQPGQQRIEDIQTDIAMAQNTMKDATTRQTQAKAQLQSIIDQAESAPQDQVASELLALQNALQASYQVTSKLAQLSLVKFL; the protein is encoded by the coding sequence ATGTCGATCAGCAGCATAAACTACTCCTCGTCGATCCTCGGCTCGCAGATCCGCAACATCAACCAGCAGCTCACCGACCTGTCGACGCAGCTCTCGACCGGCAAGCTGTCGCAGAATTATTCCGGCATGGGCACCAACGAGGGATTTGCGATCGCCGGGCGCTCGCAGCTCTCCAACATCGCCGCCTATACCGACACGATCACCAACGTCAACGTCAACATCAACCTCGCCAATACCGCGCTGCAGTCGCTGACGACGATTCGCACCAACACCAAGACGGGTTCGGCCAGCACGGCGCAGGATCTCAACGTCAACGGACAGACGGTGGCGCAGAACACGGCCGCAGCCCAGTTCGGCTCGATGGTCGGCGTGCTGAACACGCAGTCGGGCAACCGCTATCTGTTTTCCGGGACCGCGTACAACACCCAGCCGGTCGCCAATGCCGGGGACATCATCAACGGCACCACGACGCAGGCCGGCTTCAAGACCGTCATGGCGGAGCGCCAGGCCGCCGACCTCGGCGCCAACGGCATGGGGCGCCTGGTGCAGACGCAGCCGACGCCGAGCTCGGTGAAGGTGTCGGAAGACGCCGCCGGGTCGCCGTTCGGGCTCAAGGTCAAGGCGGTGTCCTCGACGCTGACAGGGGCGACCGTCACCGGCCCGAGTGGCTCGCCGGTGTCGTTCTCGGTCGATCTCAACGGCGTCAATCCGAACAACGGCGACAAGCTGAGCGTCCAGTTCACGCTGCCGGACGGCACCACCGAGCAGATCGACCTGACCGCGTCCACGGCGACGCCGACGCCGCTCGGCAGTTTCGCGATCGATGCGAGCGTCCCGGTCAACCCGAACAATACCGCGACCAATCTCAACACGGCGCTGAACACCGCGATCAAGAAGCTTGCCAACACGTCGCTGGTGGCGGCGTCCGCCGTGACCGCGGGTGACAATTTCTTCAACACGGCAAGCTCGGCGACCGGGACGACTGCGGTCACCAATCAAGTCGCCCCGCCAGCTTCGAACATCGCCACGGGCGCGACGGCGCTGTCCGGCGCAAGTGGATCGGACTCCATCACGCCGGGCTTCTCCGCCGGGGACACCATCACCGTCAACGGCACCACGCTCACTTTCGTCAACTCGGGCGCGACCGGCAACCAGCTCAATGTGACCGACAGCATCCAGACGCTGATGAGCAAGATCGACGCGATCACGGGCACCTCCAAGCCGTCGACGATTCATGGCGGCGTGATCACGATCAACACCAACGATGCGGCGAGCCTGAACATCACGGGCTCGACCCCGGGCGCGACCGCCGCGCTTGGCTCGCTCGGTTTCAGCACGACGCCCGTGACCGCCACGCAGCCGCCGCTACGCGTTGGCTCCTCGCCCGCGAGCTCGGCCACCACGCTGGTGAACGGCTCGGCCAACACCGTGAAATGGTACCAAGGCAATGACGGACCGGGCTCGGCGCGCTCGACCGCGGTCGCGCGCGTCGACGATTCCGTCACGGTGCAGTATGGCGCGCAGGCGAACGAGGACGCGATCCGCCGGCAGTTGCAGGCGATTGCCGTGTTCGGCACGTTTTCGACGACCCCGGGCGGGCAGTATTCCGGCGGGCAGGTCGCCGCGCTGAGCCTGCGCACGACCCAGGCGCTGACCCAGCAGCCCGGCCAGCAGCGCATCGAGGATATCCAGACCGACATTGCGATGGCCCAGAACACGATGAAGGACGCGACCACGCGCCAGACCCAGGCCAAGGCGCAGCTGCAGTCCATCATCGACCAGGCGGAGTCGGCCCCGCAGGACCAGGTGGCGAGCGAGCTCCTGGCGCTCCAGAACGCCCTCCAGGCGTCCTATCAGGTGACCTCGAAGCTCGCCCAGCTCTCGCTCGTCAAGTTCCTGTAA